Genomic DNA from Paraconexibacter algicola:
GACCTCGTCCCCGGAGCTGATCGGCACGTCCATCAGGACGCCGTCGGGCGCGGGGACCGGGCGGCCCTTGACGCGGTCGGCGACGTAGCGCTTGACGGCGTCGAGCGTGTCGGGCGGCGCGGACGGCCCGCCCTGCGCGAAGGCCTGCAGTCGGGGGATGGCGACGACGACGGCGCCGCCGGCCGCGTCGGCGGCGAGCCGCGCGACGCGGTCCAGGCCGTCGCCCCCGAGGACCGCCTCGACCATCTGGAGGTGGATCGCGCGGAGGCGCTCGACGAGGCCTCCGGAGTGCGGGTCGGGCTGGTTGCGTGCGGGCGTGGCTGACATGTCTCTCAGGGGGATCGGCGTGGCCATGGATTCCTCCGGTGAACGCAGGCGGGGCGACGGCACTGGTGTGCGCCGCCGCCCCGGCCAGGCGCTCTGCTGGGTCGGTCGGACTAGGTGGTCGCTGCGGCGTCCGGGTGCGCCTGCAGGATCTCCTCGCCCGACTCACCGGTCCGGACGCGGTACGCGTCGTCGACGGGCTGGACGAACACCTTGCCGTCGCCCACCGCACCGGTGCGGCCGTGCTTGAGGATCGTGTCCACGATCGTCTGCACGTCCCGGTCGGAGACGACGCACTCCAGCTTCAGCTTCGGCCGGAGGTAGTTCGTCAGCTCGGCGCCTCGGTAGCGCTCCGTGATGCCCTTCTGACGGCCCGAGCCCTTGACCTCGCTGATGC
This window encodes:
- a CDS encoding P-II family nitrogen regulator, whose protein sequence is MKKIEAFIRHEAFEPIRLELLGLGFPSLSISEVKGSGRQKGITERYRGAELTNYLRPKLKLECVVSDRDVQTIVDTILKHGRTGAVGDGKVFVQPVDDAYRVRTGESGEEILQAHPDAAATT